AGCGATCGCTACCTGATAAAATCAAGAGCGGTCGCTTATTTTTTACAAAAATAAAGATGCTAACAACTCTAATAGAAAAACTGAAAAAAGTCAAGGATTACCGGAAAGCCCAGGGGACAAGGCATCCCATATGGCTAGTATTATTAATAGTCATCTTGGGGCTAATGTCGAGAAATTTAGGGTACAGAGAACTGGAAAATTTTGCTAAAATTAATCGAAAAGAACTCAGCCAAGTTTTAAAAATCAAGCTAGAAAAACTGCCATCATACTCAACAATAAGAAGAGTAATACAAGGGGTAGAATGGTCAAATTTAATCGAGATATTTAATCAATGGGCGGCTTTGAATTATCCGCATCAAGAAGAACTAGATTGGTTAGCAGTAGATGGAAAAAGCCTCAGAAGCACTTTGAAAGATTTTGGAGATAACTCCCAAAATTTTGTGATGATTGTTTCACTATTTAGTCAAAGAACAGGATGTGTATTAAACCTGAAAAAGTTGGAGAACAAAAAAGGATCAGAAATCAGCCAAGCGCAAGAGATAGTAAGGGATTGCCAGTTAAAAGGAAAAGTAATAACCTTTGATGCGTTGCACTGTAATCAGAAGACTGCTGCTCTAGTCATTGAGAGTGGAAATGATTATATAATGGCTTTAAAGAAAAATCAAAAAAAGTTATATGAGCAAGTTGAAGCTGTAATAAAAAGTGAAAATCCTTTGAGTG
Above is a genomic segment from Planktothrix serta PCC 8927 containing:
- a CDS encoding ISAs1 family transposase, with the protein product MLTTLIEKLKKVKDYRKAQGTRHPIWLVLLIVILGLMSRNLGYRELENFAKINRKELSQVLKIKLEKLPSYSTIRRVIQGVEWSNLIEIFNQWAALNYPHQEELDWLAVDGKSLRSTLKDFGDNSQNFVMIVSLFSQRTGCVLNLKKLENKKGSEISQAQEIVRDCQLKGKVITFDALHCNQKTAALVIESGNDYIMALKKNQKKLYEQVEAVIKSENPLSVDVTHEHSHGRKITRKVSIYQVNSDFYKGWNHLKLVIQIERSGNRGKKPYKEKVYYISSVVNEAQTLAQIIKGHWGIENQCHWVKDVIFQEDKSRIRNFQAATNFSTLKTLVINLFRSWGFVSITEGQRWLTAHWYKIFSLGELFPLKS